A portion of the Zootoca vivipara chromosome 6, rZooViv1.1, whole genome shotgun sequence genome contains these proteins:
- the TRADD gene encoding tumor necrosis factor receptor type 1-associated DEATH domain protein isoform X1 — MALLSRKETPQTSYRGRKMGDASDVWVGSAYLFVQSTSEKVLLPVMYGDPKQKPCVFKALKLALADSTGSLNGVDVLKVHCSDPHLIIQLKFCKEDNCRRFLQSYREGHLQDSLQNHLKLSLSMSTLVPVQMELKTGSEKLDAMIREEERCLECIYHEKPNRLRDEEITELEESLRNCSFLDNNDNKGPSLNSSPTSLSSSPPSLNSLPPSYSSVEISGSLPKGDTFTFQGRQFANRKISPDDHQTFAKLVSKKWKQVGRSLQVNCRALRDPVIDNLAIEYDREGLYEQAYQLLRRFIDSEGKRATIQRLVAALEENGLISLAEELLCLHQNDKTL; from the exons AGGCAGAAAGATGGGAGATGCTTCTGATGTTTGGGTGGGAAGCGCCTACCTGTTTGTGCAGTCAACATCGGAAAAGGTCCTTCTTCCTGTGATGTATGGAGACCCAAAGCAGAAGCCCTGCGTGTTCAAAGCTCTCAAGTTGGCACTAGCGG ATTCAACGGGTAGCCTCAATGGGGTAGACGTGCTGAAGGTCCATTGCAGCGACCCTCACCTGATAATCCAGCTCAAATTCTGCAAGGAAGATAACTGCCGGAGATTCCTGCAAAGCTATCGCGAGGGACACCTCCAAGACTCCCTCCAGAATCACCTCAAACTTTCCTTGTCCATGTCCACCTTAGTCCCTGTCCAGATGGAGCTGAAAACTGGCTCTGAGAAGCTGGACGCCATGATCCGGGAGGAGGAGAGGTGCCTTGAGTGCATCTACCATGAAAAG CCTAACCGTCTCAGGGATGAAGAGATCACGGAGCTGGAGGAATCTCTCAGGAACTGTTCCTTTCTGGACAACAATGACAACAAGGGTCCTTCTTTGAATTCTTCACCTACATCTTTGAGTTCTTCACCTCCATCTTTGAATTCTTTGCCTCCATCTTACAGTTCTGTGGAGATCTCAGGGTCTCTGCCAAAGGGAGACACCTTCACTTTCCAGGGCCGGCAGTTCG CCAACAGAAAAATCTCTCCAGACGACCACCAGACGTTTGCCAAACTCGTGTCCAAGAAGTGGAAGCAGGTGGGCCGGTCTCTGCAGGTCAACTGCCGGGCCCTTCGGGATCCTGTCATCGACAACTTGGCCATAGAGTACGACCGGGAGGGCCTCTATGAGCAAGCCTACCAGCTTCTCCGCAGGTTCATTGATTCAGAAGGCAAGAGAGCCACCATACAAAGACTGGTTGCCGCCCTGGAGGAGAATGGCCTCATCAGCTTGGCTGAGGAGCTTCTGTGTCTCCACCAGAATGACAAAACGTTGTAA
- the TRADD gene encoding tumor necrosis factor receptor type 1-associated DEATH domain protein isoform X2, translating to MGDASDVWVGSAYLFVQSTSEKVLLPVMYGDPKQKPCVFKALKLALADSTGSLNGVDVLKVHCSDPHLIIQLKFCKEDNCRRFLQSYREGHLQDSLQNHLKLSLSMSTLVPVQMELKTGSEKLDAMIREEERCLECIYHEKPNRLRDEEITELEESLRNCSFLDNNDNKGPSLNSSPTSLSSSPPSLNSLPPSYSSVEISGSLPKGDTFTFQGRQFANRKISPDDHQTFAKLVSKKWKQVGRSLQVNCRALRDPVIDNLAIEYDREGLYEQAYQLLRRFIDSEGKRATIQRLVAALEENGLISLAEELLCLHQNDKTL from the exons ATGGGAGATGCTTCTGATGTTTGGGTGGGAAGCGCCTACCTGTTTGTGCAGTCAACATCGGAAAAGGTCCTTCTTCCTGTGATGTATGGAGACCCAAAGCAGAAGCCCTGCGTGTTCAAAGCTCTCAAGTTGGCACTAGCGG ATTCAACGGGTAGCCTCAATGGGGTAGACGTGCTGAAGGTCCATTGCAGCGACCCTCACCTGATAATCCAGCTCAAATTCTGCAAGGAAGATAACTGCCGGAGATTCCTGCAAAGCTATCGCGAGGGACACCTCCAAGACTCCCTCCAGAATCACCTCAAACTTTCCTTGTCCATGTCCACCTTAGTCCCTGTCCAGATGGAGCTGAAAACTGGCTCTGAGAAGCTGGACGCCATGATCCGGGAGGAGGAGAGGTGCCTTGAGTGCATCTACCATGAAAAG CCTAACCGTCTCAGGGATGAAGAGATCACGGAGCTGGAGGAATCTCTCAGGAACTGTTCCTTTCTGGACAACAATGACAACAAGGGTCCTTCTTTGAATTCTTCACCTACATCTTTGAGTTCTTCACCTCCATCTTTGAATTCTTTGCCTCCATCTTACAGTTCTGTGGAGATCTCAGGGTCTCTGCCAAAGGGAGACACCTTCACTTTCCAGGGCCGGCAGTTCG CCAACAGAAAAATCTCTCCAGACGACCACCAGACGTTTGCCAAACTCGTGTCCAAGAAGTGGAAGCAGGTGGGCCGGTCTCTGCAGGTCAACTGCCGGGCCCTTCGGGATCCTGTCATCGACAACTTGGCCATAGAGTACGACCGGGAGGGCCTCTATGAGCAAGCCTACCAGCTTCTCCGCAGGTTCATTGATTCAGAAGGCAAGAGAGCCACCATACAAAGACTGGTTGCCGCCCTGGAGGAGAATGGCCTCATCAGCTTGGCTGAGGAGCTTCTGTGTCTCCACCAGAATGACAAAACGTTGTAA